One part of the Brachionichthys hirsutus isolate HB-005 unplaced genomic scaffold, CSIRO-AGI_Bhir_v1 contig_860, whole genome shotgun sequence genome encodes these proteins:
- the LOC137916427 gene encoding protein FAM117A-like: protein MSGRSGLGQIRAATLGPQPLKATVPYQLAGKHRLHRRDGKSAGKSKVQQLSSGMRRTMSLEAIIGPYLQGQWPKEPEGQSGLSFKDKSTQVTCDCFLPPQTPDSWSDESQSRRGGSSHKRSASWGSAENLREIAKLKQHLQQQQQQQRSRPPASGGHDKDCQHGYPPGSCSLGTTPTQPVPIPHAPLSTLVPRLRCSVEGLNQELEGMFVCQPPHPQLKLLEVPDGHRAPVPPLCSSGSQSDPASTPKSSSSCSSSSSSSSSPTIDIAASPSNPENSLPDLQQGLTDGLTESCLPSPFVYQNEADLFLPLQMSSSPGPNKSCCFQREPPEGCEKVRVSEETSSLHQLEPALISSCPDPNKVNFAPHGISAFCPVSLLKPLLPSIDLLLSNLSVSPTGGSSSQGVSPRQATSPSGCAAPADPNDATAVMGENSEGLAF from the exons ATGTCCGGCCGGAGTGGACTCGGACAGATCCGGGCGGCCACGTTGGGTCCGCAGCCCCTGAAGGCGACTGTTCCCTATCAGCTGGCCGGCAAGCATCGACTCCACCGCAGAGATGGGAAGTCAG CTGGAAAGTCCAAAGTCCAGCAGCTGAGCTCCGGCATGAGGCGGACGATGTCTCTGGAGGCCATCATCGGGCCGTACCTGCAGGGCCAGTGGCCCAAAGAGCCGGAGGGCCAGAGCGGCCTCTCGTTCAAGGACAAATCCACCCAGGTCA catgcgattgcttccttcctcctcagacTCCGGACTCGTGGTCCGATGAATCTCAGAGCAGGAGAGGCGGCAGCAGCCACAAACGGTCTGCGTCGTGGGGCAGCGCCGAGAATCTGCGAGAG ATTGCTAAGCTAAAGcaacacctgcagcagcagcagcagcagcagcgcagcaGACCTCCAGCCTCGGGGGGGCACGATAAAGACTGCCAGCACGGCTATCCTCCGGGGAGCTGCAGCTTAGGAACGACTCCG acgcAGCCCGTTCCCATCCCCCACGCTCCCTTGTCCACGCTGGTCCCTCGCCTGCGCTGCAGTGTGGAGGGCCTCAACCAGGAGCTGGAAGGCATGTTCGTCTGCCAGCCGCCACATCCCCAGCTCAAG CTCCTCGAGGTTCCAGACGGTCACAGGGCTCCAGTCCcgcctctctgcagcagcggaTCTCAGAGCGACCCCGCCTCCACGCCCAAgtcttcatcttcctgctcctcctcctcctcctcctccagctcccctACCATCGATATCGCCGCCTCCCCATCCAACCCCGAGAATTCGCTTCCCGATCTACAGCAAG GTTTGACAGACGGTTTGACAGAGTCGTGCCTCCCGTCTCCCTTCGTCTACCAGAATGAGGCCGACCTCTTCCTACCTCTGCAGATGTCGTCCTCCCCGGGACCCAACAAAAGTTGCTGCTTCCAGAGGGAACCTCCAGAGGGCTGTGAAAAAGTCCGAGTCAGTGAGGAGACCAG CTCCCTACACCAGCTCGAGCCAGCCCTCATCTCCTCTTGCCCAGACCCCAACAAGGTAAACTTCGCTCCTCATGGCATCTCGGCCTTCTGCCCCGTCAGCCTCCTCAAGCCCCTGCTCCCCTCCATCGACCTGTTGCTTAGCAACCTCAGCGTCTCCCCGACGGGCGGTTCTTCGAGCCAGGGTGTGAGCCCTCGCCAGGCAACGTCCCCCAGCGGCTGCGCGGCTCCTGCAGATCCTAATGACGCCACGGCGGTCATGGGAGAGAACTCTGAGGGACTCGCTTTCTGA
- the LOC137916428 gene encoding parathyroid hormone/parathyroid hormone-related peptide receptor-like yields MLLVKGIGCMAFFNGVIIATALIDADDVITRDEQIYVLIGAHVKCEKKIQAQITLVEEGDCLPEWDGIICWPQSRAGQLVSVMCPGYIYDFNHRGRAHRQCDASGNWEQVLSINRTWANYTECTTFLISNHRSQEEKVFERLHLMYTVGYSVSLASLLAAVSILSYFKRLHCTRNYIHIHLFTSFICRAVSIFVKDAVLNAMSDDHNAKTDFSVLKPHMAGCKVAVTVFLYFLATNHYWILVEGLYLHSLIFMAFLSDKNYLCALIIIGWGVPAVFVSIWVSARASLADTQCWDISAGNLKWIYQVPILAAIVVNFLLFVNIIRVLASKLWETNTGKLDPRQQYRKLLKSTLVLMPLFGVHYMVFMALPYTEVTGLLWQVQMHYEMFFNSSQGFFVAFIYCFCNGEVQAEVKKAWLRRSLTQDFKHKARMTSSGGGGSCYYGGMMSHTNTHSVSSSATNARPFTGGAVGPTSGGPGVKLPQQNSPHPPASLPGYMPGDSEDCASQQEQVVQKIERKEHGVFARHVKVSKGSRDQKCQGVSLNRSPGALDTNSSVSLKELETSL; encoded by the exons ATGCTGCTTGTAAAAGGAATTGGTTGCATGGCTTTTTTCAACGGTGTAATAATAGCGACTGCACTG ATAGACGCCGATGATGTCATTACACGAGATGAGCAGATCTACGTCCTGATCGGCGCTCATGTCAAGTGTGAAAAGAAGATCCAGGCACAGATTACCCTTGTTGAAG AAGGTGACTGCCTCCCGGAGTGGGATGGGATCATCTGCTGGCCGCAGAGCCGAGCGGGTCAGCTGGTTTCTGTGATGTGTCCAGGGTACATCTATGACTTCAACCACAGAG GGCGAGCCCACCGCCAGTGTGATGCATCGGGGAACTGGGAGCAGGTCCTCAGTATCAACCGTACCTGGGCTAACTACACAGAGTGCACCACCTTCTTGATCTCCAACCACAGGAGCCAAGAGGAG aAGGTGTTTGAGAGACTTCATCTCATGTACACCGTTGGCTACTCAGTTTCTCTGGCATCGCTGCTGGCGGCTGTCTCCATCCTCAGCTACTTCAA GCGTCTCCACTGCACACGTAATTACATCCACATTcacctcttcacctccttcatATGTCGGGCTGTCAGTATTTTCGTGAAGGATGCTGTTCTCAACGCCATGTCTGATGACCACAATGCAAAGACAGATTTCAGTGTACTGAAGCCCCATATG GCCGGATGTAAAGTCGCTGTTACagttttcctttatttcctggCGACCAATCATTACTGGATCCTGGTGGAGGGCTTGTACTTACATAGCCTCATCTTCATGGCCTTCCTCTCTGACAAGAACTACCTCTGCGCTCTTATCATCATTGGCTGGG GTGTtccagctgtgtttgtgtccattTGGGTCAGCGCACGGGCGTCGTTGGCGGACACACA ATGCTGGGACATCAGTGCAGGAAACCTGAAGTGGATCTATCAAGTCCCCATTTTGGCAGCCATTGTT GTGAATTTCCTCCTTTTTGTCAACATAATACGTGTGCTGGCATCTAAGCTGTGGGAAACAAACACTGGTAAATTGGACCCTCGGCAGCAATACAG GAAACTTCTAAAGTCCACATTAGTCCTCATGCCCTTGTTTGGAGTTCATTACATGGTGTTCATGGCTCTTCCCTACACTGAGGTCACTGGGCTTCTGTGGCAGGTGCAAATGCACTATGAAATGTTCTTCAATTCATCCCAG GGCTTCTTTGTGGCATTTATCTACTGTTTCTGCAATGGGGAG GTGCAGGCGGAGGTGAAGAAGGCATGGTTAAGACGTAGCCTCACGCAGGATTTCAAACACAAAGCCAGAATGACCAGCAGCGGTGGTGGGGGCAGCTGCTACTACGGCGGCATGATGTCACACACCAACACCCACAGTGTCAGCTCGTCTGCTACCAATGCCAGACCCTTCACTGGAGGTGCAGTGGGCCCTACGAGTGGAGGGCCAGGGGTCAAGCTGCCACAGCAAAACTCTCCCCACCCTCCAGCCAGCCTCCCGGGATACATGCCAGGAGATTCTGAGGACTGCGCCTCCCAACAGGAGCAGGTTGTGCAGAAGATTGAGAGGAAAGAGCATGGAGTTTTTGCCAGGCATGTCAAAGTCAGCAAAGGAAGTCGTGACCAAAAATGTCAGGGAGTATCTCTAAACAGAAGCCCTGGAGCATTAGATACGAACAGCTCCGTATCTCTGAAAGAGCTGGAGACCAGCTTGTGA
- the LOC137916429 gene encoding potassium voltage-gated channel subfamily H member 6-like: MSDSELMRNVGPSSRGPECRSPPTPRLELLSPSKVKERSQNITEKVTQVLSLESDVLPEYKLQASETTWWILLHYSPFKAFCDWIILILVLYTAVFTPYSATFLLDEHRALRHRSCGYTCNPLNVADLMVDVLFIVDIIINFRTTYVDHNDEVVTQPSRIAKHYVKGWFPIDLFAAIPFDLLIFRSGSDEMATLTILLKTARLLRLVRVARKLDRYSEYGAAVLFLLMCTFVLIAHWLACIWYAIGFVERPYTETGWLDNLAEQLGKSYNDSDSSSGPSVKDKYVTALYFTLSSLTSVGFGNVSPNTNSEKIFSICVMVIGSLMYASIFGNVSAIIQRLYSGTTRYHTQMLRVKEFIRFHQIPGSLRHKLEEYFQHAWSYTNGIDMNGVLKGFPGSLQADICLHLNRSLLQNCKAFHGGSQACLRALGMRFKTVHAPPGDILIHYGDILDSLFFISQGSIQVIRDDVVVAILETNDIIGECIHLYDEPGKANADVHTITYCDLHRILREDLLEVLDIYPSFADNFWRNLEITFDLRDADQIPQMIIADNCGDDCDCRHKSRHRIPTVDCRNRPDGIDHEDPTFWDDCCNCGSSCSQSSEDLAKHLSHNAKVELYPPEDNRWEYPPSVVQLLPASGSSAGREAMLDVNPQGMYRYWPDQQSQQFSDPAWRSSSVRNSCHPPPFTVERPGELESRLDVLHSQLNRLETRMTADINVILQLLQRQIAPVPPAYCTVSSNTLPTDSPGLYGAGTQVLHGMYPISSIQMDSRAPTQSPDQAELQVTNKSQESLSSGLRVTVASGDAMSITPGTETRQGSTPQLPRPSVKSCLMENPRAGGSLRYPSLPGNLDTTSGPAEIQKHLSDPVLPVIWGSE, translated from the exons ATGTCTGACTCTGAACTTATGAGGAACGTGGGACCGTCCAGCAGGGGCCCAGAATGCCGTTCGCCTCCGACTCCCCGGTTGGAGCTTCTCAGTCCCTCAAAGGTGAAGGAACGCTCtcagaacatcacagagaaagTCACACAG GTACTTTCTTTGGAGTCTGACGTACTTCCTGAGTATAAACTTCAGGCTTCAGAGACAACGTGGTGGATCTTGCTTCACTACAGCCCCTTCAAGGCCTTTTGCGACTGGATTATTCTCATCCTTGTTCTCTACACGGCTGTGTTCACTCCTTACTCCGCCACCTTCCTCTTGGACGAGCACAGGGCTTTACGTCACAGGAGCTGTGGCTACACATGTAACCCTCTGAATGTGGCAGACCTCATGGTGGATGTGCTGTTTATTGTGGACATAATCATCAACTTCCGGACAACGTACGTGGACCACAATGACGAGGTGGTCACACAGCCGAGCCGGATCGCCAAACACTATGTCAAAGGCTGGTTCCCGATAGATCTGTTTGCAGCGATCCCTTTTGACCTCCTTATTTTCAGATCTGGATCTGATGAG ATGGCCACCTTAACCATCCTGCTGAAAACAGCTCGCTTGCTACGATTGGTCCGCGTGGCGAGAAAGTTGGATCGATATTCTGAATACGGGGctgctgtcctcttcctcctgatgtGCACCTTTGTGCTCATTGCCCATTGGCTCGCCTGCATCTGGTATGCTATCGGCTTCGTAGAGAGGCCGTACACAGAGACTGGTTGGCTGGACAACTTGGCTGAACAACTGGGCAAGTCGTACAATGACAGCGACTCCTCCTCTGGTCCGTCAGTTAAAGACAAGTACGTCACTGCTCTGTACTTCACCTTGAGCAGTTTGACGAGCGTCGGCTTCGGAAATGTCTCTCCAAACACCAACTCGGAGAAGATCTTCTCCATCTGCGTCATGGTCATTGGAT CCCTCATGTATGCCAGCATATTTGGAAATGTGTCAGCCATCATCCAGCGTCTGTACTCTGGTACAACCCGCTACCACACCCAGATGCTACGAGTCAAAGAGTTCATCCGATTCCACCAAATCCCAGGGAGCCTTCGCCATAAGCTGGAGGAATATTTTCAGCATGCCTGGTCCTACACAAACGGCATCGACATGAATGGT GTGTTGAAGGGGTTCCCAGGATCTTTGCAGGCAGACATCTGTTTACACCTGAACCGATCTCTCCTGCAGAACTGCAAGGCTTTCCACGGTGGCAGTCAAGCCTGTTTGCGTGCCTTGGGTATGAGGTTCAAGACAGTCCATGCTCCTCCAGGAGATATTTTGATCCATTATGGAGACATCCTGGACTCTCTGTTCTTCATCTCTCAAGGTTCCATTCAGGTCATAAGGGACGATGTGGTGGTAGCCATATTGG AAACGAATGACATCATTGGCGAGTGCATCCATCTGTATGATGAACCAGGAAAGGCCAATGCAGATGTCCACACCATCACCTACTGTGATCTGCACCGCATCCTGAGGGAGGACCTGTTGGAGGTGCTTGATATCTACCCCAGCTTTGCAGACAACTTCTGGAGAAACCTGGAGATAACGTTTGACCTGAGAGAT GCTGATCAAATTCCGCAAATGATAATAGCTGATAACTGTGGTGACGACTGTGACTGTCGCCACAAGTCCAGACACAGAATACCCACCGTGGACTGCCGAAACAGACCAG ATGGAATTGATCATGAAGACCCAACCTTCTGGGATGACTGCTGCAACTGTGGATCTTCCTGTTCCCAGTCGAGCGAAGACCTGGCGAAGCATCTTTCACACAATGCCAAAGTAGAGCTTTACCCTCCAGAGGATAACAGATGGGAATACCCCCCCTCTGTGGTGCAGCTTCTGCCTGCAAGTGGTTCATCAGCGGGAAGGGAAGCTATGTTGGATGTCAACCCGCAAG GAATGTATCGATACTGGCCGGACCAACAGTCACAACAGTTTTCAGATCCGGCCTGGCGATCTTCCTCTGTCCGGAACTCCTGCCACCCTCCGCCATTTACAGTGGAACGACCCGGTGAGCTGGAGTCTCGGCTCGACGTTTTACATTCCCAGCTTAATAG GCTGGAGACGAGAATGACAGCCGACATCAATGTtattctccagcttctccaaaGGCAAATCGCTCCTGTACCTCCGGCTTACTGCACTGTATCATCTAATACCCTTCCTACTGACTCCCCTGGCCTGTATGGAGCTGGAACACAAGTGCTGCACGGCATGTACCCCATCTCCTCTATTCAGATGGACAGTCGGGCTCCAACACAG AGCCCTGATCAGGCTGAACTTCAAGTCACCAACAAGTCCCAGGAATCGCTGTCCAGCGGCCTCCGTGTGACCGTGGCATCAGGCGACGCCATGTCCATCACCCCTGGCACAGAGACACGTCAAGGGTCGACTCCACAGCTGCCACGGCCATCAGTCAAATCCTGTCTCATGGAGAACCCAAGAGCGGGCGGCAGCCTCCGCTACCCTTCGCTGCCGGGGAACCTGGACACCACCTCAGGACCTGCTGAGATCCAGAAACACCTCTCGGACCCCGTGCTGCCTGTCATTTGGGGATCAGAATGA
- the LOC137916425 gene encoding cytochrome c oxidase subunit NDUFA4-like, with the protein MSMLGVVAKQLRNHPALIPLFIFIGAGATMSVLYLGRLALKNPDVSWDRKNNPEPWNKLEHNQQYKMFSINTDYSKLKKDRPDF; encoded by the exons ATGTCCATGTTGGGGGTCGTCGCCAAGCAGCTGAGGAACCACCCGGCC CTCATCCCCCTGTTCATCTTCATCGGTGCTGGGGCAACCATGAGCGTGCTGTACCTGGGTCGGTTGGCGCTGAAAAACCCTGATGTCTC ATGGGATCGTAAGAACAACCCTGAGCCCTGGAACAAACTGGAGCACAATCAACAATACAAA aTGTTTTCAATTAACACGGACTACTCCAAGCTGAAGAAGGACAGGCCTGACTTCTAA
- the LOC137916424 gene encoding RUN domain-containing protein 3A-like: MPACSGSDPAGQASRGGPSGCVRAAMDDASKLASARNVAAERQNLITVCRFSVKTLLEKYTAEPIDDSSEEFINFAAILEHILSHRFKGSGSWFDGQRSYWDYIRLACAKVPNSCISSIEGMENISTSRAKGRAWMRIALMEKRLSEYIATALRDSRTTKRFYAEGAIVLREEATVLTGMLLGLGAIDFSFCLKGEALDGKSPAVIDYTPYLKFTQSYDYLSDDDDRQSVDSSTSGDSVPEHPYVPLVSDEESWSTKCRKMEQRFKIVNAQKGYLEELVRLRESQLKNAETENKRLKARLEELQSHSLQEKKELEAIVLELQEQLTCLVPCDSEHLAKNLSIPLINQWPTVQPYNNREGVQLFRRRSFPSTELLSGDLSVDSDSRGIHLKQNGEAWCTEKDYTPSMMGLCGSLVSLPSCKSLASLKSSECLVNISTGNSPAISPS; this comes from the exons ATGCCGGCGTGCAGCGGCTCTGATCCGGCCGGGCAAGCATCCCGAGGAGGGCCG TCCGGCTGTGTTCGAGCGGCGATGGACGACGCCTCGAAATTAGCGTCGGCTCGGAACGTTGCGGCGGAGCGACAAAACCTCATCACCGTTTGCAG GTTTTCGGTTAAAACGCTGTTAGAGAAATACACGGCAGAGCCCATCGATGATTCGTCTGAGGAGTTCATCAACTTTGCGGCCATTCTTGAACACATCCTCAGCCATCGTTTTAAAG GCTCTGGGAGCTGGTTTGATGGTCAGAGGAGTTACTGGGACTACATTCGTCTTGCCTGTGCTAAAGTCCCCAACAGCTGCATCAGCAGCATCGAGGGCATGGAAAACATCAGCACCTCACGAGCCAAG GGGCGAGCCTGGATGAGAATTGCCCTGATGGAGAAGAGGCTGTCTGAATACATCGCCACGGCTCTGAGGGACAGCAGAACAACCAA GAGGTTCTACGCAGAAGGAGCCATAGTGCTGAGGGAGGAAGCCACGGTCCTGACCGGGATGCTTCTAGGCCTCGGAGCCATAGATTTCAG TTTTTGTCTGAAAGGAGAGGCATTGGATGGGAAATCTCCTGCTGTGATTGACTACACCCCATACTTGAAATTCACACAAAG CTATGATTACTTGAGCGATGACGACGATCGGCAGAGTGTCGACAGCAGCACAAGCGGCGACAGCGTCCCTGAGCACCCCTACGTTCCCTTGGTCTCCGACGAGGAGAGCTGGAGCACAAAGTGCCGCAAGATGGAGCAGAGATTCAAGATAGTCAATGCTCAGAAG GGTTACCTGGAGGAGCTTGTACGCCTGCGTGAGTCCCAGCTGAAAAATGCCGAAACGGAAAACAAGAGGCTGAAGGCCCGACTGGAGGAACTCCAGAGTCACagcctgcaggagaagaaagaacTCGAGGCCATCGTCTTGGAGCTTCAGGAGCAACT GACATGCTTGGTTCCGTGTGACTCCGAGCACCTTGCCAAAAATCTTTCGATCCCTCTGATCAACCAGTGGCCGACGGTCCAGCCGTACAACAACCGAGAAGGCGTCCAGCTGTTCCGCAG GAGGAGTTTCCCCAGCACAGAGTTGCTCTCAGGTGACTTGAGCGTGGATTCAGACTCCCGGGGGATACATCTGAAACAGAATGGAGAAGCCTGGTGCACAG AAAAAGACTACACCCCCTCCATGATGGGTCTCTGTGGGTCCTTGGTCTCCCTCCCGAGCTGCAAATCTTTGGCTAGCCTCAAGTCCAGTGAGTGCCTGGTCAATATCAGCACAGGGAATAGTCCTGCCATCTCTCCCAGCTAG
- the LOC137916426 gene encoding translational activator of cytochrome c oxidase 1-like, with translation MVWRTALRILPTPCPRSLAARLGRLLASAGPSHPPASCAPSAPWKSPPARPLQLCSARCAGHNKWSKVKHVKGSKDEARSKTFARLAVKIKMAVKEGGSNPDLNGNLAQILEQCRANHMPKLSIENTIKKATKPLSQQMFEARGPGGCLLIIEVLTDNISLCHHEIKHLLAKNGAMLSEGARRSFSQRGVVAVPARNVSMERALELAIEVGAEDVKEAEDEEGRPVLQFISDMRNTRKVGASLEDLGMQITSSGLELFPQTLISLNQAHLDAASALIEALNDSPDTVRVWDNIQADS, from the exons ATGGTGTGGCGGACGGCGCTGAGGATTCTCCCCACCCCATGCCCCCGGTCTCTGGCGGCGAGACTAGGAAGACTCCTGGCCTCGGCCGGGCCCTCCCATCCGCCGGCTTCGTGCGCGCCGTCCGCGCCGTGGAAGTCCCCTCCTGCCCGgccgctgcagctctgctccgCCCGATGTGCCGGACACAATAAGTGGTCAAAAGTGAAGCACGTCAAGGGTTCTAAAGACGAGGCGAGGAGCAAGACATTCGCGAGGCTCGCCGTGAAGATAAAGATGGCCGTTAAAG AGGGGGGGTCCAACCCAGACTTGAATGGAAATTTAGCCCAGATACTGGAGCAATGCAGAGCAAACCACATGCCCAAATTGTCCATAGAGAATACCATCAAGAAAGCT ACCAAACCGTTGTCCCAACAAATGTTCGAAGCCCGGGGGCCTGGGGGATGTCTGCTCATCATAGAGGTGTTGACTGACAACATCTCACTCTGCCACCACGAGATTAAACATCTACTGGCCAAGAATGG AGCGATGCTGTCAGAGGGAGCGCGCCGCTCCTTCAGTCAGAGGGGGGTGGTGGCGGTGCCGGCGCGAAACGTCTCAATGGAGCGGGCTTTGGAGCTGGCCATTGAGGTCGGGGCCGAAGATGTCAAGgaggctgaggatgaggaggggcgGCCAGTCCTGCAG TTCATTTCTGACATGAGGAACACGAGGAAGGTTGGGGCTTCGCTGGAGGATTTGGGGATGCAGATAACGTCTTCTGGGTTGGAGCTCTTTCCCCAAACCCTCATATCTTTGAACCAGGCTCATCTGGATGCTGCGTCAGCGCTAATAGAAGCGCTCAATGACAGTCCAGATACAGTTCGAGTATGGGACAACATCCAGGCAGACAGCTGA